GGTTGTGCTCCTCTCCTCCATCGGGGTCGCGAGCCGGTCGGATTCGGAGTCGCACGGTGGTACGGGACTTGCGCTGGACCGCGCCGTCCGGCAGTCGGGGATGGACTGGACGGTCCTGCGGGCCGGCGGTTTCGCCTCCAACGCGTACGCCTGGGCCGAGTCGGTCCGTACCCGGCGGACCGTCGCCGCACCGTTCGCCGGCGTCGGCCTGCCGGTCGTCGACCCGGACGACATCGCCGAGGTCGCCGCCGCGGTCCTGCGTGAGGACGGACGCGAGGAGGGCCGTGCCGGGAGGCACGCCGGGCAGGTCCACGAGCTGACGGGGCCCGCCCTCACGACGCCGCGGCAGCAGGCCGAAGCGCTCGGCGAGGCGCTGGGCGAGCCGGTCCGGTTCGTCGAGCTGACCCGGGAGCAGGCCCGCGAACACATGCTCGCGTTCATGCCCGCGCCCGTGGCCGAGACCACTCTGACCATCCTCGGCGAACCCAACGAGGCCGAGCTGCGCATCAGCCCAGCCGTCGAGCAGATCCTCGGCCGCCCGCCCCGCACCTTCGCGGACTGGGCCCGGCGTCATAGCGCCGCCTTCCAGTAGGACCCCCCTCGTGGGGCGCCACCGGAGTACGCCGTACCGCGGTCACGATCCGGAGAGACAGGCGCCGTGGACCCGT
The Streptomyces sp. NBC_00234 DNA segment above includes these coding regions:
- a CDS encoding NAD(P)H-binding protein, which encodes MIVVTGATGNVGRPLVRALAAAGERVTAVSRGITAADVPEGVRPVRADLADPERLRPAFDGADALFFHDTGAGAHLLNPQDILDAAKAGGVRRVVLLSSIGVASRSDSESHGGTGLALDRAVRQSGMDWTVLRAGGFASNAYAWAESVRTRRTVAAPFAGVGLPVVDPDDIAEVAAAVLREDGREEGRAGRHAGQVHELTGPALTTPRQQAEALGEALGEPVRFVELTREQAREHMLAFMPAPVAETTLTILGEPNEAELRISPAVEQILGRPPRTFADWARRHSAAFQ